TGGGGGGAATGCTTTTGgttacacaaaacaaaacaaaagatagGTAGGAATAATAGGAtgaacaaaagaagaaagaaaaaagggttaATGAAACATTGTTTACATACCACAAACATTAACGGGAGCCTCTAATTCAAGAAGAATAGGCTGCCTGAGGAAGACTTCCTTGGCAGTAACGCAAAGTTGGCGGATTTCCGACTCTGCAAGCTGAATCTTTTTCCCTCTACTCTTCCTTCCTTCCAACAGCCTCTCTATCAGCCCATCCAATCCATCCATTCCCCTCCGACCCCCACCCCTCCTCCCACTaccactactactactacccTCTTTATCAGCCAGCTGAtccgttttttttttcccctcttctttgttttaaaaaaaaaaaaaaaaaaatgatggtatTTCTGCTGTTGATACTATATATCAGAATCAAAATGATGACAGACagactagagagaaaaaagaaaagaaaaaggaaaaatgattaGCTAACAATGCTAGCAAATTTTGAGACACAGAGAGAGACAAGAGTTTTGGCTAAAGAATAGGAGGAGTTGAGACATAAATGGGTTTAACATTATATTGTGGCTGCATTTTGTTATGTCTTGAATGGTTGTCATATGCAAGGTTTTACATTTTGCCAACTGTTGTGGACAAGAAACAATAAGCACCCCTCCCTTTCCCCGATTTACATGGTCCATTCCACCCagtcactttctttctttcttttattttccttaattgaatttgtttaaaataatttttgcattACTGTCACCGAAGACATAGACAAATTATACATCACCGCTGGCAACTGTTGCTATCTAAGATCCACCGTTGACGCTTGCCAAGCTTCTTGCTTAACTGTTACTCTTTTTTGCTAAATCAAGCAATTACCAACTAATCATGTTTTAGTTGAACCGCCACGCTAATATTTCATCAACCGCAACCATCTGCCTTCTATTTCTTAATAGTTTCTCAAACATCATCAGCCCTGAAAACATGCAGTAAccttaataaaaacaaaagaaaacattaacAGAAAAAACAGTCATCGTGCAGCCACGTATGCTTGATATATACGTAAAATCATGTAGCAAGCAGAGGATTTAAATCTCTTGCTTTGATTTGGCCCACATCGGAAGATTCGGAACCCATAACCAATTTAGAAACAAAGATTCCCTgcatccactagaaaatattgaTTTATATATACTGAAAAAATAACATTGAGCAATGGCATTTGTTTCtataaacataaatatgaaACCAATGAGGTTTACCAACGCGGAGGAATGTAGTAAATGAGAGGGGAAGAGAGAAGGGAGACCACTACTTGGGGATGACATGTTCAGGGAAAAGTAGGTTTCAGGCATTTTCAACTTTCTAGAGGTACACAAGATTTACTGCAACACAACTGGTTCTTGATGTGGCTTTCTCAACTGAAAATCAGTCTAAACAGAACAAAGATGCAAAAGCAAGTCTTGGCCTGATTGATATGTTGACTGCTGCAAATATGTCTTACAGTCATCTGAATAATATGCCATAAAAAAATCTCTCTATCGACAAAGCAACTCATGTGGTTTTTGACACAATAATGCTGCGTTTCGTCTCATTGATTGTCTACAACAACCCAAGACTCAGGAAACATGTTCATGCCTAATTTATAATTCGCAACGGCAAATTGGGTCTGTTTATTAATCATCTGTATACAATATGCTTATAATAAATCTTTCTCTAGGGCCATACCCTTTCTAGCCTATTTATACATTAGCAGATCTGTATTGCACATCCTGTTACTGCTAATTGAGAGATCTGTACGGTTCCTCCAATCAAATTTTGTGGACAATTTTGCAAAAAGGGAGCACTTCTTAAGCTTAAAAATCATGAAACAgtatgaaataataaattttcaacaaGAAAGAATCACAATCTTCATGGAGCAACTCATCCCAACAAGAACCAGTACATCACCCTTCATCCCTTATTTATGAGAAAATATCTTGTACATCTGACATATGCATCATCTCTCTCACAATGATTTGGTTCCAACTAAATATGGAATCCACATGTTTGTAAGAGAGATCGTTCATATATCCAATGTATGAGATAATTAAAACTACTTATTTACAAGGGAGAAGGTGCCATTTGGTCCAAACTCCAATTCTCCAAAGACCACTGACACCTCACCCTTGCACTCTGGTGGCTTTACTCCCCAGCATTACTCAAAGACTAATACctaaaagaataagaaaaaggaaaaaactgcCAGATAGAAAAACACAGTAAGATTTAAGTTGTAAATCACATACAACAAAGTTCAAATCACCAAGATGATGACAACTGACTTGACCAAGTATCAATTGATAAAGTCAGCCTCTCAACTTAAACACGTGAAAGTAAATTCCCAGCATATACTATATAGCACCacaagaaaaatacaagttcAGACTATCTCTGATTAGGCAACACAATTTCAGAATTGTGACTTGTCAAGGCTGTCAAAATAGGGATGGTCAAGTGCTGCTTTGGCTGAGATTCTTTCAGCTGGGTCATATTTAAGCATTTTCTGCAAGTAAAAACAGAAAAACTGTAAATCACACAAAGCTGAAACAAACAAAAGGGGGCATATATAGATAATTAGCATTCATAATAAAGCTAACATGAGGTTCAGTAGCATTCTAAGAACAATGAGAAGACTAAGCATGAGGTTCTGCTAACATGTTAAATTAGTTTGTactcagcttttttttttttttttttaataatcataaAACTAAATAGGTCAACTATACTAAACAAATGCAAATATGAGAGATGGTGAAAACCCATATGATCTATCACATCACTTCTAGGGTCTGGACTATATAAAAGATAGACCAAGAAGGAAGAACTTTGCTAGATTTGACAAGTTATAGTCACAACTATGAGATATAATAGAAGATTTAGAATCTTACAAAAAGGCTAGCAGATTATTTGTCCCTCGgtaacaatgaagaaaaagcTTTTGCACTGTCTCATATCTTAGTATTTTAGAATGTAACATTGATTTCTACAGTCTACACATTAAGGTGAAATGAATGAGCAGGCAAAAGGATAAGAATTGAGAATTGAGATGCAATTAGCATTAcattgtattgtattgtatgTTAAAACgatagttaaatgattaaattcacaattttctacGCAAATGATGAAATTCAGTCTTTCCTAAAAGCATTAAGTTTTGGGACAAAACGATAATTTCATCATAATAGAAACAAAAAGGGGTTGcaggaaattgaaaaatataataggGCCATTTGGTggaaggaaagaggaagaaatgcGTTACCGAAAGGAGGTCAACACCATCAGGTCCCAAAGCAGGAACGGCACGTGCCAAGTTCTGTGGTTCCCACTGTGGATACGCGTGCCAATCCCGCAGAGTAGTAACTCCACCCCACTGCTTCTCTGTGGGAGTGCCAAGCAACCTGAAAttcaaatcaatcaatttttttttttttttttcattttataattttaaaattattagtaataaaacaaaagcaaatgaaatgaaatgaaatcaaTCTTGTAAGAGACCTGAAAATATGAAGCAATTGCTGGAACTCGGAGTCACCAGGAAAAAGAGCCTGACGCCTTGCCATCTCAGCAAAGATGCAACCGACGGACCAGATATCAACGGCGGTGGAGTAATGAGTGGATCCGAGTAGAACCTCCGGAGCCCTGTACCAGAGAGTAACGATCTCGTGCGTGTAGCTCTTGAGAGGAACGGTGAAGGCGCGTCCGAGTCCAAGATCCGCGATCTTCAGAATCCCCCTGTCCTTGTCGACCAGCAGATTCTGGGGCTTGAGATCGCGGTGGAGAACGCCGTGAGAGTGGCAGTGAGCGACGCCCTTGCAGAGCTGGTATAGGAAACTCTGAACCAGGGAAGGAGGGAGGGGCCGAGGGTTGGCGCACTTGCGATGAGAATCGATGAACTTTTTGAGATCGGTTTCAAGGTACTCGAAGACGAGGTAGAGGAGAGGCTTGCCGTGTTTGTTGAGGGAGTGTTCGACGCAGAGGAGGCGGACGACGTAGAGAGATTGGGAGAGCATTTGGAGCAAGGAGACTTCGCGGAGCGCGGTTGGGGGAACGCCTTCTTCGTCCATTTCGAGACGGGTTTTCTTGAGGGCGACGACTTCGCCGCTCTCCTTGTCTTTAGCTTTGTACACCTTCCCGTACGTTCCTTCTCCCACCTTCTCCAGTTTCTCGtacttttccatttttttccgattttgatcttcttcttcttcttcttcttctctttctctctgtttgttttgtaaattcaaatttataaaaagggGGGGAGGGAAAGAGGGAGTGGAGTGGGGGATGGATGATggatttgttaattttttttttagcacactCGACACGTGTGACTTGGCTGGCTGGCTGGCTGTCCCTCCCTCGCTCCCTTCCTgatcttttgaattttgaaatttgaatttttttgattctCTTCTTCTGCCACCTCTTTATTTTGCAAAATTACCGAATTACTTATATTTGGTAAAAGTTAACAGATACTAAacattagtttataaaatatttttgtggaaaattaaaaaaaaaaatgtattttttatatttttcattaaagtaATGTTatcatgttaaaaaaatttattaacaattgttaTAAAGACACCCATTAATAGAACTCTCAATTATTAAGTAAAAGTATGTACAGATTGGTTTAAATTAAGTTGAGGCCTTGATGAATTTTCTCAATTCAACCCCACTATAGATGGTTTGAAAAAAACTCATTGGATCTAGAAAACCCCTCAACCCAACTTAACCCATCATAAgggtccaacccaacccacttgGGGTCAAGTTAGACCCATGGCttggataagtttttttttttttttttccttaaaaaaaattaagcattcGAAAAGCAatattacaacttacaagtgTTTGTTGCCCTTGCAGTCTTCTAAAAATTCTAAGCATAGCACCATACATAAATTATTATACCAACACAAATAATCAAACCAAATAGTTTTATCCCAACTCAATTGAGAATCAAAATAGAATAGCAACAGTATTACAACTATTTTCTACCACCTGCCATCTAAGAAGTCTAAGTAGCGGAATCATCATACACAAATTTTTAAACCAaatgacatttagttagaaagaaaatcaaataggCCTATCCCAACTCAattaagaaacaatataaacataaactagTTTTATGAGttacaagaaaatataaataggGATAAGGGTCGTCAATGGGCTGGACCAAAAGAGAAAACCCCAACCCATAACCCTGCCCATTTTGTCTAAAATAGGCTAGGCTACTAAGTTGGGCCTAATGGGCTACCAATAAGATTGTGttagcatattattttattatttttgatggTGTTATAAAATAGACCAACTTCTAAACTCGTTCATATGGCTCGTCCTAAGGAAGAGTTGAGTGGCATAGGGCATGTTCGTCCAAAGATAAGCTCGTTCGTCCGTGAAGTCGGTTGGACGAGCACCTTGCGTCCTGAACATGTTCCTTACAAACTCGACGCGACTTCTATTTTCCTGTCAGGCTACAAATCGTTCCCCCAATAAACGGTTGTGGAAAACGGACCCCAAATAATGTAACGTCCATGgcagttatggaagttacctccaaGTCTTCCAAACTCCACAACGGTAGGAGAAATAACTGCCTCAGACAAGCACTATATAAGGGCTCTTCTACAAGAGGGTAAGGCACTCAGACACTTCCACACAAATTGGAATTCCAAAAATACTAACTTTATCGTCGAAGGATTCTTGGCCGATCTTCCCCGGTCTTCTCTGATTTTGTGTTTACTTTTTCAGGACATTCCAAGTAACCTTGAGATCATCAACGCTCGAGACATTCAACCTACTTGATTTTCTTGTGTTCAtcaatttttataaagaaagaatCATTTTTTATAAGGGAATAATCAATCTATTGTTTTTAAAGGAaagaatcaaataatttaatacttattaattacaatttatttatttttacagtcaaatcaatttaaattttttttttgttgatggaaacttatttaattttttttaattaaggctttaaatagttttttatttttatctttaataaaaaaaatatcaaatggttaattcaaatttgctagactactagaaaaatatatattaaataaattaagtttaGCACAATTATTTTAAGTATCTTAGTAATTGAGAGAGTTCTCTTAAGAAATTCTTCTACAATATCTCAAGATCAATCCTTCATAGAcctcttatatatttttgttataaattctAAGTTATTTGACTAGGCAACGGGTTGGGCCAACGGGCTGGGCTACTGGGCCGCCCATTAACCCGATGGACTGCCGGGTTTCTAGGTCAGGTCGTGGGCCATGAactatttgatgacccttaaaTAGGGACTTAGAGTTTTGCTTTATATTAGGGAAAgtggcaaaaaagtaattaacaaaaacgtataataataaaatgtagGCGGATTTGGGTGGGTTAGGCGgatttgtggaaaaaaaaaaaaaaaagaagcaatccCAGCCTGAGGGGTGAATTTTGCACGTTCAACTCCAAACATCATCCACATTAGTCTATGTAAACTTGCGTAAATTTGGATTGTTGTGAAATAGATGATCTGATATgagtatttttaaaatatagttatgtaaaaaaaaaaaagtccttatgttaaaatttaaaaaaaaaaaaaaattgtatgaaatgATACAAATTCTAACAACCCATTAGAACTTATTCTCAATTACAAGATCTTATTccattctcttttttatttttagttttctttttcttttccaaacgTGTTtggtcttcttcttgttgctCAATTTCTGTTGTGTTTTATCTATTAaggatccgtttggattgaacttattgttgttgaaattgaaaatactgtaacaaaataatttttaaatgtgtgaatattACTGTaaaatccatttttaatattttttagtacgTGAACAGAATGATAAACAATATGTAAACAGTGATTTTTGTCCCCTGTACAGTAAAACCATGTGATGTTACCAGTTCACgcacaagggaaaaaaaaatctgaaaacgCAAACGCGCACTCCAAACAGCATCTAAATTCTATTTTCCTCTGTTTTTTTGTGCTTCAGGTGGGTATCgtcctttttttctttaccataaTTGGGAACAAATATGAATTTCCAAATATACTTTTGGCATGTGATGCATTTATGGTGTGAACATTTTTGTTTAGTCTCTCCCCAACAATTAACatgcatgaatttttttatcaGTTACCACAGTTCACAACAGCAACTCAAACTGGCCTACGAAAGCAGGTACGTTGATGGAACTAGAAGTATAGAACAAGCCTGTTAAGCTTAAGCCTTTTGAGCTGAAAACCATTCAATCTAAAGTCTAAACAGGAACGTTTAATGCAAACCGAATCATGACAAAAATCATGATTAAGAAAAGATATAACAAAAACTCCATTTTAACCATACTGTTCTGTAAACCTCCACAGACAGCCCAAAATACCGAAGCCACCATACCGGTgactgtttctttttttcttttttggtaagaaataaaaacttatttatcaTGATAGCATTCCATACTCCGCAGCCTCCTGAGTTGTGCATTGTAACCTATATCTAACTCCATGCATTAAAGAATCAAATCTTTATGCTGCCCTAGATATCAACAACTTCAATAAGGGTTGGCTCATAGTCACCAGGAGCCTCAAATCCATGGAGATTCATAACAGTTGCAGCAACATTGGCTAGCCCACCAGTAGGAATATCCCTGCGGAATCTGCAACCAGGTGCTAATCCAGGACCTCCAATTGCAATTGGCACCTaaataaagagagaacaaaTATACAATGTTTTAGAACTTGAGAAGCAACATCCATCTAGTTAATAGTAATAACAACGATGTTGACTGATAAATTAACAGTcgataacaataaaaaatccTAGGTGCAGCGTGCAATCTgtaaagcccaaaaaaaagtGTATCCTTACTTGGGCGTTTCAAGTAAAAAGAATTCAATGAACTTACTGGCTGACAAGTATGAGAAGTGAGTATTTGAATTTTGCCACCCTTGTCAAGTTGAGGTTGCCCTGTTTTGTTCCTCTTCACCATGTCCTCAGCATTACCATGATCTGCAGTAACAACATAAATTCCACCAACTTGCTCTATTGCATCAAGGATCATCTgcaattttccaattttttctccAGTAAGCCACATgcaaccttttcttttaataggtaaaaggaaaaggaaaacagaaGATGAAAGACTTGATTCAAGCCACTCCCCATATCTCATCATTGGTTTAATTGGTAAGTCACCCCAATGGATCTTGAATTCAAGAGCTCATCAATGATCAACCATATAACTCTTTATGGGGGTTAAAGTACcaattgagctagagctcattgatTGCAACAGGAGCATCATTTTCTGATATTTCTTTGTTTCCTAAGCTACCCCATGTGTACATCCAGTTCCAGGGTACATGAGATAGTTCCTCTACTTTAATAAAGATGATTActtcatcaaagaaaatttctttcctTGGGAAAGTATGTACTTAATTCCAATCTAGTCCTTTAAGCTTCATAATTGTTTTCCCCCTTTCTCCAGCAAATTTCACACAACAAGTTTTTGTTTGATGGCACATTTGATGagaaaagcaataaaatatatatatatatatatatatatatatatatatcttttctaCTGATCCAGTTCATTACTTGAACTGATATAAAAGGTTAAATTTCATTCATAAAGTTTCCAACACCACAAAACCACTAAAATAGAAAACTCTGcagtttctttttttgggagggggtgTCATACCTTGACAGCTTCATCAGCAGCCTTGCAAGCCACAACTGTGGCCTCAATATCACCTGTATGTCCCACCATGTCACCATTTGGTATGTTAACACGTACCTAGAAATGTGAATCATCAGGTCAATGTTCATTCAACCTGAAACCAGGTTCAGAGAATATCACAAGATTAGTCAATGAATTACCTGGTCAAATTTTCCGCTAAGTATAGCATCTCTCACTTTTTCACCAATCTCCAATGCCTTCATCTTTGGCTGGACGTTGAATGTAATTCCAGAATCACTTGGAATTTCAACGTATTCCTCCAGTTCTTCGTTGAAATACCCAGAGCGGTTTCCATTCCAAAAGAAAGTGACATGACCAAATTTGACAGTCTCACTGTTGAAGtagaaaagtagaaaaaatgAGGTCAAAAGGGCATCATATACGAGCAGTATGAGGACTAAAATCAAAAGAAGTGAGTTCTAGTTGGAGTATAATGGTCAAACAGAATTTTGGCACCACCATATATAGGATGCGGCGTCGAGTAAGACTAAGATTGTATCTCAAAGATCATCtacaattgaaataaaattttaggcATATCAAGGAAGCCCTTACTGGAGAAAGGACAAAAAAGACCCACACAAGTGGTGCTTAGAAGGCAATTACTGCTGtcaataagaaatttacaaGTAAGcgacaattatttttttgttatgcttgacaagtaaaataaatgaaagattCTTCAGTTCCCATAACTGGATCTCACTTGCACAAGAATGCCTCTTCAAATACCCAGTTCTAACCAAATTACTATAAGCCATGGGGCTTGATGAAATATGCCCTTAACAGTATAGAATTCAacatattcaaatttataaaaaaaaaacaacacacacacacacacacaaaaaaacacaagaacaaaatGAAACCCATCTGAGGAGTCTGCACTTTAAGAGTGGAACAAGTAGGCagagcaaaacacacaagtgcACAATAATAAGGAAGGGCATATAAAGGGGGCGACAACTAACCTGCAAGCAAACGTACGGATACCATTGTGCACTAGATATTCACCAGATGTTCTATCTATCTCTGGTGGAGAAACAAGGTAATGGCTTGGAAGCTTCAATTCACCATCATATTGAAGCATTCCAGCATAACGGATTTTAGGTACTCGCACTCTATCAAACTTGTCAAAATCTTCATATTCAAAAGCCTTGGCAACCATAACCATACGATCTGCTCGAAAGTTGATTGTAACCACAGCATCACCATCAACTATAGGACCAACAGGTTTCCCACTCTCGTCGGCAATAACAAAAGGAGGCAAGTATTGATCGCTGGCTTTAGGGGCTGCCCTCAGCTGCTTCACACCTTCAACAgcatttctaaatttaaaagggGCTTCACCCAGCACTTGGGCATCCCATCCTCGTTTGACCACTTCCCAATCATTCTGCAAAAGACCCAGTCATTACTTTTTAATGTTAAATATACATAACTAGTAGATAATGATCAACAATTAAAAGATGTTTGCTAGattgttgtttcattggttttgcACATGGATCCATAAGAGTTAAAAGCAACAAGCAGCAAAAAGATGAATGGTCCAGTTGAATTATATGGTGATTTTTCGCTTAAAGACATAAGTATGTCATACCTCATAACGATCCATTGTGACGTACATACGACCACCACCAGATGCAATCTGTGCATCAACACCCTTCCCACGTAATTCTGCAAGGTAATTCTCAAGTGTTTCTACAAATCCCACACTTGAACCGTCTAAAACATCACGCCCATCAGTAAGAATATGAACGCGGATTCTTTTAGCACCACGCTCGCTAGATCCTTTAAGCAACAACTGCAAGGGAAAAATTATGAAAAGGGAATTAATAATTTTGGAAGGTCAAACCTGCGTacaaatagataaaaaatatatCCCCAACCGTAAAACCTACCAGCAATTGATCAAGCCTGGAGTGAACTCCACCATCACTCAATAGCCCAATGAGATGCAAAGTGCCTTTTTCAAAGCATTCACTTATATACTTAAAACCTTCTCCGTCATAAATTTTTCCAGATTCAAGAGCTAGGTCAACAAGCTTTGCACTATTCACAAGAGATAGAGAATTTCAGTAATTAAACCAAATTAACACCACAAAAGAAATTCGTAATTGGAAATCCATTATAAAAGAAACCCAATGAAGAAGAGTGAtcagatgaaaagaaaagagcgGTCGTGCAAACAAAACATGTTGACTACCCCACAAAGATTCCCTAGGTTATTTGATATAACATCACCATCACAAGCACACCAGTTTCAACTGTCAAAGTTTTAATCTAACCAGTAACTGTAGATCAAACCATTGGTTAATCATTGCCTTAATTCAACAACTTAAAACATTAAACCTTCATTTGTAATAAGTTCATTTAAAAACCATGAAAACCACAATCACTGGCccaaaaataaacaacataCTAGCTTGATGCAATCCTGAGATTATAAATCCCCAAGATTCCCTGCCCTTTACAACcttaaatatacatataaaatacaatacaatagGAATTAAAGCCATGGATGATTACTCTCTATATTTGaattgaagatgaagaagagaaGGCTTACCCTTGAGCGAAGATGCGACCAGCCCCAAGTGCGTTGTGACCAACTTCACTGTTGCCCATGTCGTCCTCTGTTGGAAGACCTACGGCAGAACCATGGGCCTTAACCAATCTCCATTTATCAGGATCACCCTAAACAACataccaaacaaatttttttacttttttttttcattcaataacATACAGATCTGAGGGTTGAGAGAAAATCAAGAAGTGGATATAATGgattatcaaataaaaacctttttgaGGGAATCCATAGTGGGAGTCTCGGCGACATGGATGCAGTTGTACTGATCAGGCTTGGCCTCGCCCCAACCATCGAGAACCACCACGGCAACGGTCTTACCCTTTGGAAGCTTCGGGTGATCCGCCAATTTCCACGAGCTTCCcatctctctcctttctttctttctttctttctgtttcAAACAGCAACTGAAGGCGTCGGGACTGTGTGATCGATCAATGAAAACAACACACAAGTTTGTGTCTATATTTATACACACAACGCAAAAGACCCTAGAAACCCCTTCCCACAGATAACGCAATTTCTCACGCCCGCTGTTTGATTCGCAGTACACGACACTTGGCGTGCGCCCAAAGTCGCTTTAAAGCAATTCACTGTACTCACTTTTATATTAACAAATATGTTCTCACAATcaattggtcattttttattttctactttattaccgacaaaaaaaatcaaaagagatCGATCTATTGTTATTTTCTAGATTAATACACTCACGTGCTATTGCACGTGAGATTTACAGTTTGAGGAGCTGATTTTTTCCATAAACGAATATTCCGCATATTCTTTCCTCCGACCATTTTTCAACTTGTTATCACCAAACAAGGCACTAACCACCTCATATAATtatgtcaagtttttttttttttttttttcctctctaaacATGTACTATTATGTCACCTAGCTCGTCCTGGTTtagatattttagtttttaatttttaatatttagttttttctttgttgctaATTGATcgtattacataaaataatagactattttcaatagaaaatagttttttttttttcttcagaagaCAATCGAAGACTATcacacaaacaaataaaaagaaaaccaaaaccaaaaaagttAGGGTTAGTTAGATCAATACTTCATGTGAAAATAGACAGAGAAACAAGAGAAATAAAACCTACTTTTAgtattttgttataataatcCTCGCCCTTCTCCACCACCTACCCTACCTAAGAGTCAAATGGCATATgcaccccacccccccccccccccccctcttttgaAATCCCTTTGAAAGTATATACAAAAATTTCATAGATCCAAGTTCATACGCCTACTGTTTCCATTAAAATCAAATGAATAGTTTGCTCCACTATTAGTTTATCATCAGGAAGACCCCACCCAATTAAAGAATACACTTTTACCAAAGCCTAACAAATGGCCATGTGTCCTTTCCATTTATATTTTAgaaggtttctcaaaaaaaaaaaaaaaaaaattttagaagcaTATAAAAATACAGT
The DNA window shown above is from Quercus lobata isolate SW786 chromosome 7, ValleyOak3.0 Primary Assembly, whole genome shotgun sequence and carries:
- the LOC115954105 gene encoding 2,3-bisphosphoglycerate-independent phosphoglycerate mutase-like, whose amino-acid sequence is MGSSWKLADHPKLPKGKTVAVVVLDGWGEAKPDQYNCIHVAETPTMDSLKKGDPDKWRLVKAHGSAVGLPTEDDMGNSEVGHNALGAGRIFAQGAKLVDLALESGKIYDGEGFKYISECFEKGTLHLIGLLSDGGVHSRLDQLLLLLKGSSERGAKRIRVHILTDGRDVLDGSSVGFVETLENYLAELRGKGVDAQIASGGGRMYVTMDRYENDWEVVKRGWDAQVLGEAPFKFRNAVEGVKQLRAAPKASDQYLPPFVIADESGKPVGPIVDGDAVVTINFRADRMVMVAKAFEYEDFDKFDRVRVPKIRYAGMLQYDGELKLPSHYLVSPPEIDRTSGEYLVHNGIRTFACSETVKFGHVTFFWNGNRSGYFNEELEEYVEIPSDSGITFNVQPKMKALEIGEKVRDAILSGKFDQVRVNIPNGDMVGHTGDIEATVVACKAADEAVKMILDAIEQVGGIYVVTADHGNAEDMVKRNKTGQPQLDKGGKIQILTSHTCQPVPIAIGGPGLAPGCRFRRDIPTGGLANVAATVMNLHGFEAPGDYEPTLIEVVDI
- the LOC115952283 gene encoding cell division control protein 2 homolog C, encoding MEKYEKLEKVGEGTYGKVYKAKDKESGEVVALKKTRLEMDEEGVPPTALREVSLLQMLSQSLYVVRLLCVEHSLNKHGKPLLYLVFEYLETDLKKFIDSHRKCANPRPLPPSLVQSFLYQLCKGVAHCHSHGVLHRDLKPQNLLVDKDRGILKIADLGLGRAFTVPLKSYTHEIVTLWYRAPEVLLGSTHYSTAVDIWSVGCIFAEMARRQALFPGDSEFQQLLHIFRLLGTPTEKQWGGVTTLRDWHAYPQWEPQNLARAVPALGPDGVDLLSKMLKYDPAERISAKAALDHPYFDSLDKSQF